One Vicia villosa cultivar HV-30 ecotype Madison, WI unplaced genomic scaffold, Vvil1.0 ctg.000165F_1_1_3, whole genome shotgun sequence genomic region harbors:
- the LOC131624869 gene encoding uncharacterized protein LOC131624869: MERKSNQNDSSSSSSFVSELSGSKETHSSSSPSPNEVRDKANKEKWDSILGTPDVIFKACGGGSQKTQTHEDKTSIYQDQRIEPCNLSSSIFYGGQDIIPHAQNIQNEEKNLWAKNVGEEDDLGIASRGDWWKGGLYY, from the exons atggaaagaaaaagtAACCAaaatgattcttcttcttcttcttcatttgtttCTGAGCTCTCTGGCTCCAAAGAGACACACTCATCTTCTTCTCCATCCCCTAATGAAGTGAGAGACAAAGCTAACAAGGAGAAATGGGACTCTATACTTGGAACACCTG ATGTCATTTTCAAGGCCTGTGGTGGTGGATCTCAGAAAACACAAACTCATGAAGACAAGACTTCCATCTATCAAGATCAAAGAATTGAACCATGTAATCTCAGCTCATCAATATTTTATGGTGGCCAAGATATTATTCCTCATGCTCAAAATATTCAAAATGAAGAGAAAAACTTATGG GCCAAAaatgttggagaagaagatgattTGGGAATTGCTTCAAGAGGAGACTGGTGGAAAG GGGGGCTCTATTATTAA
- the LOC131624873 gene encoding uncharacterized protein LOC131624873, translating to MEATTFYSNLSILVNNILTKDFEVGRGLRHGDLLSAFLFVIIVEGLAGLVRKALEIGEFNGFNIHDSCNVEILQFADDTLLIGERSWKNVWSIKEILRGFKLASSLGVNFHKSRIISLNVRSHFLYVAANFLSCRLESKEFTFFEIPIGINPRRIKSWKFMLEKISSRLSNCKRRVLSLGGRITLIKYVLRSLSIFLLSFYKLRQRYGEKLRKFNTSFCGVRRRLVGKFIGLVGTKFANLFRWAVLE from the coding sequence ATGGAGGCTACTACCTTTTATAGCAACCTATCTATTTTGGTAAACAACATCCTTACTAAGGATTTTGAGGTTGGAAGGGGTTTAAGGCATGGAGACCTGTTATCTGCTTTTCTTTTTGTGATTATTGTTGAAGGCCTTGCTGGTTTGGTTAGAAAAGCGTTGGAAATAGGAGAATTCAATGGCTTCAATATTCATGATAGTTGCAACGTTGAAATTCTTCAATTTGCCGACGATACTTTACTAATAGGTGAAAGGAGTTGGAAAAATGTTTGGTCCATCAAGGAAATTTTGAGAGGATTCAAGTTGGCTTCCAGTTTGGGCGTTAATTTTCACAAGAGCAGAATCATAAGTCTGAATGTTAGGTCTCACTTTTTGTACGTTGCAGCTAATTTCTTATCATGCAGGTTGGAATCTAAAGAATTTACCTTTTTCGAGATTCCTATAGGCATTAATCCTAGAAGAATAAAATCGTGGAAGTTTATGTTGGAAAAAATCAGTTCGAGATTGTCTAATTGTAAAAGAAGAGTGTTATCTCTTGGAGGCAGGATTACTCTTATCAAATATGTGCTTAGAAGCCTATCGATCTTCTTACTCTCGTTCTATAAACTCCGACAAAGATATGGAGAGAAATTGAGAAAATTCAATACAAGTTTTTGTGGGGTGAGAAGGAGGTTAGTAGGAAAATTTATTGGATTAGTTGGGACCAAATTTGCAAACCTCTTCCGATGGGCAGTCTTGGAGTGA